One part of the Oncorhynchus kisutch isolate 150728-3 linkage group LG22, Okis_V2, whole genome shotgun sequence genome encodes these proteins:
- the LOC116356337 gene encoding golgin subfamily A member 6-like protein 22 produces MERRRNGRRRNGRRTGEKREEKQEKREEKQEKREEKQEKWEEKREEEKREKREEEEKKREEEEKQEKREEEEKREKREEEKREKREEEEKKREEEEKQEKREEEKKREEEEKQEKREEEEKQEKEEEKQEKREEEEKREEKQEKREEEKKREEEKKREEEKKREEEKKREEEEKKREEEEKKREEEKKREEEKKREEEEKREEEKKREEEEKQREEEKKREEEKKREEEEKREEEKKREQEEKQEKREEEEKREEEKKREEEEKKKREEEKREEEKREEKREEKREEKREEKREEKREEKQEEKQEKREEEEKREEEKKREEEKKREEEEKKKREEEKREEEKQEKREEEKQEKREEEKQEKREEEEKQE; encoded by the exons atggagaggaggagaaacggGAGGAGGAGAAACGGGAGGAGAACGGGAGAGAAacgggaggagaaacaggagaaacgggaggagaaacaggagaaacgggaggagaaacaggagaaatgggaggagaaacgggaggaggagaaacgggagaaacgggaggaggaggagaagaaacgggaggaggaggagaaacaggagaaacgggaggaggaggagaaacgggagaaacgggaggaggagaaacgggagaaacgggaggaggaggagaagaaacgggaggaggaggagaaacaggagaaacgggaggaggagaagaaacgggaggaggaggagaaacaggagaaacgggaggaggaggagaaacaggagaaggaggaggagaaacaggagaaacgggaggaggaggagaaacgggAGGAGAAACAAGAGAaacgggaggaggagaagaaacgggaggaggagaagaaacgggaggaggagaagaaacgggaggaggagaagaaacgggaggaggaggagaagaaacgggaggaggaggagaagaaacgggaggaggagaagaaacgggaggaggagaagaaacgggaggaggaggagaaacgggaggaggagaagaaacgggaggaggaggagaaac aacgggaggaggagaagaaacgggaggaggagaagaaacgggaggaggaggagaaacgggaggaggagaagaaacggg aacaggaggagaaacaagagaaacgggaggaggaggagaaacgggaggaggagaagaaacgggaggaggaggagaagaagaaacggGAGGAGGAGAAACGGGAGGAGGAGAAACGGGAGGAGAAACGGGAGGAGAAACGGGAGGAGAAACGGGAGGAGAAACGGGAGGAGAAacgggaggagaaacaggaggagaaacaagagaaacgggaggaggaggagaaacgggaggaggagaagaaacgggaggaggagaagaaacgggaggaggaggagaagaagaaacgggaggaggagaaacgggaggaggagaaacaggagaaacgggaggaggagaaacaggagaaacgggaggaggagaaacaggagaaacgggaggaggaggagaaacaggag